CTTTTTCGAATAAATCTCTGGCTTCACGTAGCGGTAAATCAAAGTAGGTTTTTGCAATCCCACTGATGTACTCACCGTCCGGGGCTTGGGGCGCCTGCTCACTCACCATCGTTTTAGGACTTGGAGTTGATGGGGGCGCTGTGGACGCTTTTTCTTCAATGGGCTCAACGTACTTAGGCGAACTCTCAAGCGCCTTGTTGACGGTCTTGAGTAATTTTTGGAGTGCGATAGGCTTTTCTAAGAAGTTGAGCGCACCAATGCGTGTGGCTTCGACGGCCGTATCAATCGTGGCATGTCCTGACATCATAACAACTGGCATCGTCAGCTGCCCAGTCTTGGACCACTCTTTAAGCAAGGTGATGCCGTCAACATCGGGCATCCAGATATCGAGCAAGACGAGGTCTGGGCGCATCTGCTCACGGATTGTACGTGCCTGCATAGCGCTCTCAGCCGCATAAACAGTGTGGCCTTCATCCGTCAGGATCTCATTGAGAAGCTCCCGAATTCCCATCTCATCATCGACCACCAAAATACTTGCCATTCTTATGCTGCCTCTTTTGCCAGATTCATAAACAAAATTGATATTTGTGCACCGATCACTTCATCTCCCTGCATGCGATTCCGAACTTCAATTTTGGCACCGTGATCATCTACGATTTTCTTCACCACCGCTAAGCCCAATCCAGTACCCTTACTCTTCGTCGTTACATAGGGCTCAAAAGCTCTTGCCAATATCTTAGCTGGAAACCCTGAACCACTATCACTTATTGTTAAACGCACCGCATTTTGTGGCAGACCATTTAATTCACCGTAAGGCACTAATTCAGTTTTAACTTCAACCGGCTCGGTTTGGTGCGCGCCCTCAAGAGTAGCATCTTGTGCGTTTTGTAAAAGATTATGAATAATCTGTCTCAGTTGCGTAGGGTCGCCCATAATATTTGGGCAACGTGGATCAAGTTGGGTTTTTAAAGGGCTTCCTTCATACAAACCGAGAATCTCTTGTGTCAGAGTATTGATGGACACTGATTTCAATTGCGGGCT
The window above is part of the beta proteobacterium CB genome. Proteins encoded here:
- a CDS encoding two component Fis family transcriptional regulator, whose translation is MASILVVDDEMGIRELLNEILTDEGHTVYAAESAMQARTIREQMRPDLVLLDIWMPDVDGITLLKEWSKTGQLTMPVVMMSGHATIDTAVEATRIGALNFLEKPIALQKLLKTVNKALESSPKYVEPIEEKASTAPPSTPSPKTMVSEQAPQAPDGEYISGIAKTYFDLPLREARDLFEKAYFEHQMIIMGGSMTKISEYTGLERTHLYRKLKALGIDTSRNKAEQ